Proteins encoded by one window of Hafnia alvei:
- a CDS encoding YnbE family lipoprotein, whose product MSNLKVWLLATAVCVSLTGCIPRIEVAAPKEPITINMNVKIEHEIHIKVDKDVENLLKTQSGLF is encoded by the coding sequence ATGAGCAACCTTAAGGTTTGGCTACTGGCGACGGCAGTCTGTGTATCATTGACGGGATGCATCCCCCGCATTGAGGTAGCCGCGCCAAAAGAGCCGATTACCATCAATATGAACGTCAAAATTGAACACGAAATTCATATCAAAGTAGATAAAGACGTCGAGAATTTATTGAAAACCCAGTCGGGGCTGTTCTAA
- a CDS encoding FMN-dependent NADH-azoreductase, with protein MSNVLVLKSSILANYSQSNVLADYFVDQWRQQHSDDKIQVRDLAADPIPVLDGELVGALRPSDAPLTPRQQEALELSNTLIEELKASDVIVITAPMYNFNIPTQLKNYFDLVARAGVTFRYTEAGPEGLLKGKKVYVLTSRGGIHKDTNTDLVTPYLRVFLGFIGLTDVEFVFEEGIAYGPEMATKAQQDAKALINQLATA; from the coding sequence ATGAGCAACGTATTGGTTCTTAAATCTAGCATTCTGGCTAACTACTCTCAGTCTAACGTTCTGGCTGATTACTTTGTTGACCAATGGCGCCAGCAGCACAGCGACGACAAAATTCAGGTACGCGACCTGGCCGCAGACCCAATTCCTGTGTTGGACGGTGAGTTAGTCGGTGCGCTGCGACCTTCTGATGCGCCATTAACGCCACGCCAGCAAGAAGCATTGGAATTATCCAATACGCTGATTGAAGAGCTGAAAGCGTCTGACGTTATCGTGATTACCGCGCCAATGTATAACTTCAACATTCCAACCCAGTTGAAGAACTATTTTGACCTGGTAGCGCGTGCCGGTGTGACCTTCCGCTACACCGAAGCAGGCCCTGAAGGCTTGCTGAAAGGCAAGAAAGTTTATGTGCTGACCAGCCGCGGCGGTATCCATAAAGATACCAATACCGACTTGGTAACGCCTTACCTGCGCGTATTCTTGGGCTTTATTGGTTTGACCGACGTTGAATTCGTGTTTGAAGAAGGGATCGCTTACGGCCCAGAGATGGCAACCAAAGCGCAGCAAGATGCTAAAGCACTGATTAATCAGCTGGCTACAGCTTAA
- a CDS encoding YdbL family protein, which translates to MRKSLIALLGAGLLFSSAVFALTLDQAKQQGRVGETLSGYIVAIKQDKETLALVQQINTGRAEKYQEVANNNHISREDVAKMAGQKLVERAASGEYVRGINGQWLRKP; encoded by the coding sequence ATGAGAAAGTCGTTAATCGCTCTGTTGGGTGCCGGTTTACTGTTTAGCAGCGCCGTTTTTGCGCTCACGCTCGATCAGGCCAAGCAGCAAGGCCGCGTGGGTGAAACCTTGAGTGGCTACATTGTGGCTATTAAACAGGACAAAGAAACACTGGCTCTGGTGCAACAAATCAATACTGGGCGTGCCGAGAAATATCAGGAAGTGGCGAACAATAACCATATCAGCCGGGAAGATGTCGCCAAAATGGCAGGGCAGAAGCTGGTGGAACGCGCTGCCTCTGGTGAGTATGTACGCGGTATCAACGGACAGTGGCTGCGAAAGCCCTAG